Within Engraulis encrasicolus isolate BLACKSEA-1 chromosome 8, IST_EnEncr_1.0, whole genome shotgun sequence, the genomic segment AAAAGAAGAATAGTTAGGCAATTTCAAGCAACTGAATTGCATGCCTGGACAATCAGCGCTACTTACACCCACATCACTGTCATCAACTTACCAAACATTGAGTTTCTGGTTGAAGAGGAAGTTGTTGTTAAGATGTGAAATGGCGCGGTCAACAGCGTAGCAATCTCCCATTTCCACCATACATGCTCCAGGCTTGCTCTTCATGAATTTTACCTGTGAAAAACAAGAGCATGGATAAGCACTAcgcccttggtctccaaacaaaggcccgcagACCAAATCTGGCCCAGACATGGCAAGAATTTCACCGGCCACGAGTTCAGAACAAATTAAAAATATGTTTCCTCTGGATGGGGGAGAAACACGTACCCGCTCCACATTGCCATACAGACAGAAGATGTTGAAGACCCTGTCGGAGTTCATCTTGTTTGGGTCCAGGCCGTAGACCATGATGACGGGCGACTCTGCGTGTGGGCTGTACTCCcctgggggtggagggggagggccGTATTGTCCTCCGTAGCGCTGGTTTGGCCCAGCACCACGGGGGCCGCCCATTGGAGGTCCCACGCCGCCGCGGCGACCACCCTCGTAGTAGCCATCGTCGTGGTAGCCATGGTAACCTTGTGGCCCACCTTTAGTAGAAAAAGTCAAACACAGCCAGGTCAATGAACGATTCCAGTGTTTCAACAAGATAAAagctaatgaataaataaatgttaaGGTGGGGGAAGGCCGGGGTGGGaattaaaggagaaaaaaaaattcgAGTAACATCTACACAGCCCCTCCATGCTGCCACTGCCTTTAGCTTTAGGTCCAAATTAGTCACTTCGGATGTAAATGGTTATTTATTTTTGATCAATCATCAATCTGCCTCTGAGTGAAACCGGGATGAGGCCTGAAAACGAGCGCCAATTAGTGTGATTTTTGTGCCCCATTGAGAGAGCGCCTTACCGAACTCTGGAGGGTGGTCTCCCAGCAGAGGAGGCTGTCTCGCACGCTTGTTGGGGTTGGCATTCACATCTGAGAGACAAgaccaagaggagaggaggaaaaaaggagggTCGTGAAAaacaggtgagagagacagatgcagagagagacagagccagagagagagagagaaagacagaatcgCCGAAGAGCGATACAAAACAAAAATCTGAGCCTGATAGTTTGTCTAACatcccaaaagaaaaaaaaaacagtaaaatttAAGTTAAATTGCACGCTGAGCTGAATGATAAACTCATCTAACGAAAGGGAAAAATACAAcatggaaaaaaataagaaaccaGTCAGTCAGTGCTCCCACAAAACAAATATAAAAGACTAGTAACAATACATTAACCCTGCAGTAGAGGTTCTGCAGATATGATTTAACGGGGCATGctgaggagaagtgtgtgtgtgtgtgtgtgtgtggagataaaAGAGTTTAAGTGGGGAGAGTGCCTAGAGCATAAACACACCTTGAGCATTGCCGTTATTGCCCTCTCCTTCAGCATCTGTATAGGTGGCAAAAGGGCAAAATGATCAAAATCACAAACGAAAGCACCTCACTTCAACACACATACTGCAtcgctctcaaacacacacgtactTTCCAAAACTGAAGGCATGATTTCTAACCACATTTTATTAGTCCTGACCAAgcttgggaggggtgggggagaaaaAGTTACAATAACATTGATGCAAAATTTGGGAGTGCACAAGTGCAAACATTTCCAAGTTGCGTAAATGTCTCTGAACAGTAGTGCAAATTTCCCAATAAAAAGCTCACCCCGCACcccttattttttaatatttctaAGGGTACTGGTCCAGATAATTCTGGATTACAAAAACAACCTGGTCAAAACATTAATAAAACAGCATTCCAGTAACATTTCACAAAGAATCATAAAGACAAATAGGAAAAAAAGGAGAACAACTGTACAGGGGAGACTTTTCCAACACAACAGAAGCTGGTGGTTACTTACAGAACACACTCAAGAACGCAGGTGCTGGTAGCGTGCGCAGAAAATGTCACACTAGCAGCAGCCTCCTGTGGCCAAATCCTCTGCCCTTTCCAATTTGAGCCATTCCAGGTCCTCCTCCAGTCAAGTCCCATCACCATCCTCATCCACTCCTCTTCGTCAGACGAGACGAGACCCGTCATGTGATTGACTACTCATATTCCTTTACTGACACCACTGCAGTGGGACGGCTTTCCAGACTCCAACCAGATCCTTTTAGTTtacttttccttccttccttcctttcttgcttgcttgcaccACACCACCGTGTAGAATTATAGCTGGTACTTTGCACATTTCAGACAGATTTGTCCTCCACACTAGCCACACAATGCACCACCTGCATCATACGGAAGGTGTTACTCAGGCCGCATCAAAGACTTTTTTTAGAGGGGTGAGGGATAGGGGGGAGGGGGAGCTATACATCCATACAAGAGAGCTGTAGTATATAAAAAAAGGACATAGCTATGAAGAAAAAGGCAAGCAGCCAAGTTGACAGATAAAAAAGGGAGGAGGGTAAgggaacaaaacacacatacaaacaaaagcCGTCTCCCCAGCAGACATACCAGAGTATGAGGAAATTTGAGGACATGTCGTGTCTGCATGTCAGTGCGTATGGCTTGTTGGCGTGTTTGGAATGTCTTCGTGCCTTCTTCCAGTGTGTGCCATTTTATGtgaccagtgcagtgcagtggcgtgcacaggtAGATAATGAAGCAACTGAGGGTGGCGTGTTTATTTCTGTTGTGTTCACaagtagtaaaaaaaaatgaaacacgcATGTTCTGTAATGCTATGGTAGACGTCAGGTGGGTCATGTTTTTGTCTCTAGTGTCTCCAGTGTCTGTCTGGTGTGGAACTGGTTCCCCATGGTAGCGAGAATGATGTACATCAGGTGTATCGAGTGTAGCTGCATTCCCATCAAACAGGTCCCTCTGGCGACTGTGGGTCATGTTATCATGGCTCAACATGGTGGTGGTGCGTGTCTTGGGTTTGCGGTGCGGTGCGACCACTGGGAGGGCGTGGAGAGCATAACTTAATGCCAAGTGTACCAACGACCCAGGTGCCCAGGGAAGCGTGTGTCGtgtcatgagagagaaagagaaaagtagGATGTCTTCGTGGAGTAGGATCTGTACGGTAGGTAGTATTGGTGCAAAAGTAGTATGTGTTGAGTGATGATCTGCTTGTTATGGACTGTCGCATAGTGTCTGCTTTCTTGTTCTTGTTTCTTGTCTCTTTATGCCCCTCCCAACTGCAATCAAGGAGTTTTAAGTGTGGCAGATCTGTCATTTTGATTGTGACGGAATAGTGGTCGTGTCCTTGGAGAAGAGGTGGTGGGTATGGTGTAAGGAATGGTATGGACTGGAGGAATGTCTTGTGTGTCTTCGATTTGCAAAATAGACAAAGCATTGATCCCATGTGTTTCCGGTGCATGAGGTTGAGGCGCTTGATTTTGAGTCATCAATAGTATTGAAATATACCGGGTCCATCGAGTTGCAAGGAACAACATTTCACATTGGTCAGCCCAGACCCTGCCATGCTCTTTTGCCCCAGGTTTCTGGCTGATCACATAGATCTGTAACTTGCCATCACAACTCTAGATTTGGCATTTCTATTCATTTGACAGCTAAATAACCAATTCAAAATCTTACTTGAAAAGCCAATTAAGCCATTGCTCATTTTGCTAAATGTTTAGTCAAATGGTGTTCAGGAGAAAGTATTGGTCCTTGCACTTCAATGTACCCGCATGCCTAAATGTAAGGTGTTGAATTTACAGTTGTGATCATGTTCTAGGAAACGATCAAAGCTACTGTGATACGTTTCCACACTCACCAAAGCCCTGTATGTAATAACTGCTTTGtatagacatagagagaaagcCATAGCAAACtttaaataaaaatagaaaataaataaggaATAAAAAGGAGTGATAACTCCAAGGGGGACTGCCACCCAACGACCCAAACCCTCTCATCTCTACAAACTATAATTTTCCACAGTGGCAGTTATGGGCGCTGGGTAGTGTCTTTATCGGGCGGAGGGTGGCGGCTCGTGTTTACCTTGGCCACTCAGGGTAGGGTTGGTGTAGTCCCAGGTGTCCTGATCGTTCTTGAAAACATTGAGGCGTGTAGGCTACAGAGGACAGaaattacagaaaaaaataagttgCAAGTGGTATTTGAATGCTCGTAATAGCCATCAAAATAGGATTAGGAACATTCAATAAGGAAAGCAGAGCATGCATGTGGGCCTGACTACagctcccaaccttttttgtttgttaaaaTGGAATGAAGCTAGTCTTTTCCGAAGTAGAGTTGTATAAAAAATCTTAATGTTTTATTCTATATGAGGGTTTCAAAAACCTCTAAAGATGTGTAAAGAATGGATTTACTATGTAATGTTACAATCAATTCCTCAATGTGTGCTAATTGGATGTATAACAGAGCAAGGTTGACATTTTATTGGTGCAATTATGAAAACAGTCCTCACCTTAGCATACTCAATCTTCAGTGTGCAACAACCAGAGTAAATGTCAGCTCCATTGAGGGAGGCCTTAGCCCTCTGTGCACTCTGAACCGAATCGAATTCCACCATAGCCTGGACTCCATTTTTCCGGAAGATCACAATCCTCTGCACTGGACCGCAATTGTTGCAAATGGTATACAAGACATCCtgcagaggagggggaaaaaacagaaacTTTGAGAGATGTATTCACTAGTTTAAGTCTGGAGTTTAACAATAAAATAAGTTTTGTAAAGTAACCTACGGTTGTAATGGGATAGATAGGGTTCATGATGGTGAGCAGAAGAACCAGGTTGACGCTCCGGGAGTCATCTGGGTCGGTTGGGCGAGAGATCTTTTGGCTGGTGGAGTAGTTTATGAATGCAGGATTCCCAGCAATGTAGATCTGGTTGTCGTTGGCGTACGTCACAGCATTACATGACCCGCTCATGTCCTCATATTCCACAAGGGCCTGGCGCTTCTTGGGCATCACAACCACATAACTGCAGGGGCAAGAGTTGGAGTTTAAATATTTGGTAAATACAGCCAAAGCATGCACAGAATTGTCAAAATACGTGCAAATCTTTGTGCACAAGCTTCAGTGGGGGTGTGAGACCTAAAATCGGGTCAATATAAGTTCAGATATCACCACACTGATGAGTgaatttatattttttttctttatttattgggATGAACAAAGCGATTAGTTAGGATTCGTTAGAAACGAACCTGAAGAAATATCAATAACCGGTGTGTGGGTCTTAACCTTCATCACGCACATAATGGATTGTAAAACTTGCAGCATGTTAAAAAATACTATTCTAAAGATATACAAAAAACATACCTGATGGGACCGAACTCTTGCAAGGCTTCCACGAGGTCCGCTTCCACGACGTGGTCCACAAGCCCCCTTACGTGTATAACAACGGAGGGTAGCGTTTTGTGGGGATCCTCATAGCCCTCCTGGGTCAAATGGGAAAACCCCAAAAATGTTAAGTAACCGTGATTCGGATGTTATTACATATGCTTCACAAACTTCATAATGTAAAAAGGCGCGAGGCTTCGCAAAAATGTCCGGCCGGTGAGACAAAAGAAAAATGGCCGGCATGGCCTCTGTACAACGGACAGttataaggcatctttacttttATTCGTGTACCTTCACACTTCAAGTCCGAATCCATAGTGAAAACAATCCACATATGCCCCCAAACCATTGTACTATATTTGAACCGAGATGAATAAGTGCTGTTGGGACTGGTGTGTTGTACCTCTTGTTAGCCATGCTACGTTAGCCAGCGGCCTACTTTGGTGCAACCTACAGATATTCCGACCATTGTAGGCAGTTTACGACCAAATTGCCGAAACAGCGTAATTTCGCAGACTTGACTATAGCTTAGCCGATTTCAAGACTATAGAATCTTTATCTCCTTTGCTAAAACACACAGACTCCCAAAACGTGATGACGCGGGGCGGGCGGAGTGTGGGCATGCTAGGTCATTCATTCTCTGAACAATAAGTTCACCTCTCCAGCTCTACATTCGCCTTGCTATGTATGTGAAATTATCGAAAACATTTCCATATGGTTCTACAGACATACCCAAATCCACCGGGTCAATATTAATTACTTAGAAATCGCATTTCACTTCTGAATGCTTTACAGCGATATAAGCTTTTTGTAAAAGATTGTCTTCACGTAACAGTTAGGCCAACGCCGTCTGACCAGTTAGCCATTTTGGAAACTCAGATTAGCATGCGGTGCATCCGCCATTGTTGTGTTAGGTAACATTAATCTGCACATAACCTCGATTTCAAATGTATAAAATAAACTTAAATAAGTGTATACTTCAATATTAAAATGTTTTTCTAGTTACCATTCCGTCGTTCTCGGTTTTTTGTCTTTTCGTCGCTCTGCCACCTTCGCTGTAGTAACGACCTGTCGCAGCCATCTTGTCTCCGTTCTGCTAAGCTAAATACACACGCACTGTGGGTAACGAAATGGACGCACGGCGACACAAGTCTAGTAACCACGCCCTGTGCTGACAACATCTAATTCCTATTGGCCCACCTACATGTCTCTCCTATTACCATACTTACTAACCAATTAAAATTAGACAACACAGTGGTACAACCCATTTCAAACCAAAAGAATTGACCTTCATAAAATATCACACACAACTACGCAAATGTACAGTTTTATAATTAATGATGTATGAATACCCATTCAGTAACTGACATTGTTCATCACACTGTGCAACTTTGACTTGATGAAATATACGGTCTGCAATAATCCTCACTTTGGTGTGTATGGCTAGCTGTCTGGTCGGTCGCACCCAGCTGCTACTTGGTGACTTGGCTTGGTGGCTTCAACAATGCCTCCTccaacccacccccacacacaataaTCAAtatagaaaatgaaaaaaatgtcagCAGGCACGGGCCATTAGGAACGTTGCAACAAAGTACTTACTTAGCCTCACCTCTTAGCCcaccacatttttatttttgtttaatcaTTTTTAAACATGTTTCAGTAGCTTAATTTTAAAAGATTTGTCTTATTTCTAGGACACAGGCAGGGGATTAAGAGGAATTTCAACCCCTCTGGTGGAGGAGTTTCATTTTAGGGGTATGTCACTATGATGTAGTAGCTGTGATAaaagcagtaggcctaggcctatgcccAGCTGTATGTTTCCAGGGCCCCAGATgtaggtaggcctaggcctacatcacCTCTGTATGCTATTGGATAATTGTTGGTTGGGTAGAATTGACTACCAGATATGGTGGAAATAGTAGAATAATTTAGATGTACCTTAGTGGAAGAAATACAATCTGGCATCACTGCAGGATTAAAAGCCATGCCTATACATTTATTTCAAGTGTGTGATCGAATGAACTGAAGTGGGGTGACATGTGAAGGGATGATATCTGGCCATCTGTTTCTACAGAGTGGCACTGAAAGAAATGCATTAGAGTGGAATAGATTGAATCCCATTTATAGTAAATGTATGGCCTATGTAATAATGTATACGAGTTTGAGCAGGGCATAGTGATACAAAATGCATTTAATTCATTCACTGGATTGTAGACCTACTATATAATCTGGTTCCTTTGTTAAATTTGTAATGAGACGCCAAATCACTTCCCTGTGTATCAAAGCTTCAGAATGTAGCTTGACAATGTTAAGATAGAGCCTGACTGTAAATGAAACAAACATTTAGATGCCTCTTTCTGGACAATATAACAATAGTGTCCTACTATTAAAACCTTTccagcaagtaggcctacactttcttCCCCCCAAAGGAGCCCACAGTGACTACCCTCCCCCATATCAGTCAGACCACATGATACTATGATGCTAAGGACCACCTGCTGACAAAGGCTGAAACCCACCAAACCGGTTTTGATGGTCATGGTAGGGTTCCTTGGTCATCAGCACTGCTTTGAGACTGGCACAGGACAGGATTACACAAGGTGATcaaagaattgggtccccattcccTTTTCTGTATTCagagggaggccctttcagatggttttgtcccatgCCTGTTTCAGGGTGTGGCGAGGGAAGCCGATGGGTATGATATTTCAAGAGCGATTGGTCCTGTTCACCTACGCAGCCATTTAAAAGGGGATGCGGAACCgttttaattcgaggggccacttcaaattcatctgaggggcGTAAAAGTCCTATGAACACAAACGAGGATGCcccctgcaatttaggcctatattgaaggcagccacctttaaaatagACCCCTCTCTTGGTCCCCTCTGAATATAACTTTAgtgtattgtaaatgtatttttCTGAGATTCCTTGAcaaaatatttcatgtgaagctgcatagcattaaaattatatcgggggccggataaaacagtctcaagggccacaaatggccctcgagacatacactgtgtgcagaattattaggcaaacatgttttttgaccatattgtccattttatgcatattttccgccaccaacctctatggacatgaacacctattggatttaagcattccaggtcatgcatatttgtatatttaGAGATGGCGTGAtagaaggagcccaataccctatatcaggtgtgcataattattaggcaactttgttttcctctgggaaaataggccacaaatgagatctaacaaactctgaaaagtctataaacaattttgaagtcttccagagggatgtggctgtcttgaaattgcccagatattgttcatatccatctaatgcaccgttacgaagccatcagtgtcacatacattgtgctcacaaagtaactgccagattgagaagaattgaaggtgaaactaccacaaaattgttaccctgcagtgctgttatactCCAGAACTGAAACTTACattgagtgtccagaagaacattgtattcagcactcagagacatggccaagttaaaggtgccctattatgctatttagaataactttcattgttaatattttgctttactgtggttagtggagttaattttgaatgatcacttgttttcatgtccattattttttatcattgtgtacatgcaccctaagccgcctgtttgaaacgcgtggaagtgcagaatgttagacccttcaacattctgaaatctcgacgcagcatggagcgtttcatcaagcattctattactaatattacgtcagcagcacagctgtttttgacctggaatccaaccctgtagcctatgtctaaagttgacagccaaatagttcacccaatgtccacaattaatctgaaaaggacgcatcataagtcccacgttgttatttgtgcacctgtgtcatttgctgaaacccagtccctatccaatgcgag encodes:
- the LOC134454268 gene encoding heterogeneous nuclear ribonucleoprotein L-like isoform X6, with protein sequence MAATGRYYSEGGRATKRQKTENDGMGYEDPHKTLPSVVIHVRGLVDHVVEADLVEALQEFGPISYVVVMPKKRQALVEYEDMSGSCNAVTYANDNQIYIAGNPAFINYSTSQKISRPTDPDDSRSVNLVLLLTIMNPIYPITTDVLYTICNNCGPVQRIVIFRKNGVQAMVEFDSVQSAQRAKASLNGADIYSGCCTLKIEYAKPTRLNVFKNDQDTWDYTNPTLSGQDAEGEGNNGNAQDVNANPNKRARQPPLLGDHPPEFGGPQGYHGYHDDGYYEGGRRGGVGPPMGGPRGAGPNQRYGGQYGPPPPPPGEYSPHAESPVIMVYGLDPNKMNSDRVFNIFCLYGNVERVKFMKSKPGACMVEMGDCYAVDRAISHLNNNFLFNQKLNVCVSKQQAIMLGQSYTLDDGSNSFKDFHGSRNNRFNTPEQAAKNRIQHPSNVLHFFNAQPEATSEIFSQICEELGIKSPTNLKLFTGKNGAPGERSASGLLEWESINDAMEALAMMNHYQMQNPTDGPYPYTLKLCFSTAQHAN
- the LOC134454268 gene encoding heterogeneous nuclear ribonucleoprotein L-like isoform X4 produces the protein MAATGRYYSEGGRATKRQKTENDGMEGYEDPHKTLPSVVIHVRGLVDHVVEADLVEALQEFGPISYVVVMPKKRQALVEYEDMSGSCNAVTYANDNQIYIAGNPAFINYSTSQKISRPTDPDDSRSVNLVLLLTIMNPIYPITTDVLYTICNNCGPVQRIVIFRKNGVQAMVEFDSVQSAQRAKASLNGADIYSGCCTLKIEYAKPTRLNVFKNDQDTWDYTNPTLSGQDAEGEGNNGNAQDVNANPNKRARQPPLLGDHPPEFGGPQGYHGYHDDGYYEGGRRGGVGPPMGGPRGAGPNQRYGGQYGPPPPPPGEYSPHAESPVIMVYGLDPNKMNSDRVFNIFCLYGNVERVKFMKSKPGACMVEMGDCYAVDRAISHLNNNFLFNQKLNVCVSKQQAIMLGQSYTLDDGSNSFKDFHGSRNNRFNTPEQAAKNRIQHPSNVLHFFNAQPEATSEIFSQICEELGIKSPTNLKLFTGKNGAPGERSASGLLEWESINDAMEALAMMNHYQMQNPTDGPYPYTLKLCFSTAQHAN
- the LOC134454268 gene encoding heterogeneous nuclear ribonucleoprotein L-like isoform X2, with amino-acid sequence MAATGRYYSEGGRATKRQKTENDGMEGYEDPHKTLPSVVIHVRGLVDHVVEADLVEALQEFGPISYVVVMPKKRQALVEYEDMSGSCNAVTYANDNQIYIAGNPAFINYSTSQKISRPTDPDDSRSVNLVLLLTIMNPIYPITTDVLYTICNNCGPVQRIVIFRKNGVQAMVEFDSVQSAQRAKASLNGADIYSGCCTLKIEYAKPTRLNVFKNDQDTWDYTNPTLSGQDAEGEGNNGNAQDVNANPNKRARQPPLLGDHPPEFGGPQGYHGYHDDGYYEGGRRGGVGPPMGGPRGAGPNQRYGGQYGPPPPPPGEYSPHAESPVIMVYGLDPNKMNSDRVFNIFCLYGNVERVKFMKSKPGACMVEMGDCYAVDRAISHLNNNFLFNQKLNVCVSKQQAIMLGQSYTLDDGSNSFKDFHGSRNNRFNTPEQAAKNRIQHPSNVLHFFNAQPEATSEIFSQSVFQICEELGIKSPTNLKLFTGKNGAPGERSASGLLEWESINDAMEALAMMNHYQMQNPNGPYPYTLKLCFSTAQHAN
- the LOC134454268 gene encoding heterogeneous nuclear ribonucleoprotein L-like isoform X7, which codes for MAATGRYYSEGGRATKRQKTENDGMGYEDPHKTLPSVVIHVRGLVDHVVEADLVEALQEFGPISYVVVMPKKRQALVEYEDMSGSCNAVTYANDNQIYIAGNPAFINYSTSQKISRPTDPDDSRSVNLVLLLTIMNPIYPITTDVLYTICNNCGPVQRIVIFRKNGVQAMVEFDSVQSAQRAKASLNGADIYSGCCTLKIEYAKPTRLNVFKNDQDTWDYTNPTLSGQDAEGEGNNGNAQDVNANPNKRARQPPLLGDHPPEFGGPQGYHGYHDDGYYEGGRRGGVGPPMGGPRGAGPNQRYGGQYGPPPPPPGEYSPHAESPVIMVYGLDPNKMNSDRVFNIFCLYGNVERVKFMKSKPGACMVEMGDCYAVDRAISHLNNNFLFNQKLNVCVSKQQAIMLGQSYTLDDGSNSFKDFHGSRNNRFNTPEQAAKNRIQHPSNVLHFFNAQPEATSEIFSQICEELGIKSPTNLKLFTGKNGAPGERSASGLLEWESINDAMEALAMMNHYQMQNPNGPYPYTLKLCFSTAQHAN
- the LOC134454268 gene encoding heterogeneous nuclear ribonucleoprotein L-like isoform X3; its protein translation is MAATGRYYSEGGRATKRQKTENDGMGYEDPHKTLPSVVIHVRGLVDHVVEADLVEALQEFGPISYVVVMPKKRQALVEYEDMSGSCNAVTYANDNQIYIAGNPAFINYSTSQKISRPTDPDDSRSVNLVLLLTIMNPIYPITTDVLYTICNNCGPVQRIVIFRKNGVQAMVEFDSVQSAQRAKASLNGADIYSGCCTLKIEYAKPTRLNVFKNDQDTWDYTNPTLSGQDAEGEGNNGNAQDVNANPNKRARQPPLLGDHPPEFGGPQGYHGYHDDGYYEGGRRGGVGPPMGGPRGAGPNQRYGGQYGPPPPPPGEYSPHAESPVIMVYGLDPNKMNSDRVFNIFCLYGNVERVKFMKSKPGACMVEMGDCYAVDRAISHLNNNFLFNQKLNVCVSKQQAIMLGQSYTLDDGSNSFKDFHGSRNNRFNTPEQAAKNRIQHPSNVLHFFNAQPEATSEIFSQSVFQICEELGIKSPTNLKLFTGKNGAPGERSASGLLEWESINDAMEALAMMNHYQMQNPTDGPYPYTLKLCFSTAQHAN
- the LOC134454268 gene encoding heterogeneous nuclear ribonucleoprotein L-like isoform X5, whose amino-acid sequence is MAATGRYYSEGGRATKRQKTENDGMEGYEDPHKTLPSVVIHVRGLVDHVVEADLVEALQEFGPISYVVVMPKKRQALVEYEDMSGSCNAVTYANDNQIYIAGNPAFINYSTSQKISRPTDPDDSRSVNLVLLLTIMNPIYPITTDVLYTICNNCGPVQRIVIFRKNGVQAMVEFDSVQSAQRAKASLNGADIYSGCCTLKIEYAKPTRLNVFKNDQDTWDYTNPTLSGQDAEGEGNNGNAQDVNANPNKRARQPPLLGDHPPEFGGPQGYHGYHDDGYYEGGRRGGVGPPMGGPRGAGPNQRYGGQYGPPPPPPGEYSPHAESPVIMVYGLDPNKMNSDRVFNIFCLYGNVERVKFMKSKPGACMVEMGDCYAVDRAISHLNNNFLFNQKLNVCVSKQQAIMLGQSYTLDDGSNSFKDFHGSRNNRFNTPEQAAKNRIQHPSNVLHFFNAQPEATSEIFSQICEELGIKSPTNLKLFTGKNGAPGERSASGLLEWESINDAMEALAMMNHYQMQNPNGPYPYTLKLCFSTAQHAN
- the LOC134454268 gene encoding heterogeneous nuclear ribonucleoprotein L-like isoform X1 produces the protein MAATGRYYSEGGRATKRQKTENDGMEGYEDPHKTLPSVVIHVRGLVDHVVEADLVEALQEFGPISYVVVMPKKRQALVEYEDMSGSCNAVTYANDNQIYIAGNPAFINYSTSQKISRPTDPDDSRSVNLVLLLTIMNPIYPITTDVLYTICNNCGPVQRIVIFRKNGVQAMVEFDSVQSAQRAKASLNGADIYSGCCTLKIEYAKPTRLNVFKNDQDTWDYTNPTLSGQDAEGEGNNGNAQDVNANPNKRARQPPLLGDHPPEFGGPQGYHGYHDDGYYEGGRRGGVGPPMGGPRGAGPNQRYGGQYGPPPPPPGEYSPHAESPVIMVYGLDPNKMNSDRVFNIFCLYGNVERVKFMKSKPGACMVEMGDCYAVDRAISHLNNNFLFNQKLNVCVSKQQAIMLGQSYTLDDGSNSFKDFHGSRNNRFNTPEQAAKNRIQHPSNVLHFFNAQPEATSEIFSQSVFQICEELGIKSPTNLKLFTGKNGAPGERSASGLLEWESINDAMEALAMMNHYQMQNPTDGPYPYTLKLCFSTAQHAN